In Bacillus rossius redtenbacheri isolate Brsri chromosome 11, Brsri_v3, whole genome shotgun sequence, the DNA window TGCAGACATTTCTAATGTATATTTAACTCTCTTCCCAGTAAAACTTAGTAAGCCAATAACTTGTTGCTGTGTGTATTTTCTTTTCCTGTAATGCATAGTTTTCTTACATGAAGTGGAAAATAAAAATCCTTCACTGTAATAACCCTAAAACGCTTGTGTTCAAGGCACCAAAGTTATTTTTATTCTCCTTACATCGTGAgtagacttttttttcttcaaagtagGCGGGAAAAGATGATTGCCAGTAGAAGAATATCaatataatcattgtaatgccaggtttcttaggtattttaaaacttgtaattaatttttaccatGACTACTAGTGTACCAAATATATTACAGAAAGTAATTGCACTATTTGGCGCATCAATATGTTAACAAAAGTAACTGTACACTGGTTTATGTTGCTACGTGTGGGTCAGCCATTTTTACGTTCAACAATTTCCAtttcattttcactaaattactcctactaaaagCTGTATACggaaagctaagatgtttacacatcaaaaattgtgGATAGGGTGAGTGAGTGATGTAGGAATGttacattctttgaatgatttgtgCAGTGGGAGAGGTTTGTACATTTTTAAGCACCGGTCAATTTGaacattcttgtggtttctctataaACTAtaactagggcctggaaaatttcggtgttttcagtatgtaaaaagcggtactttcaaattagaaaagctgtggtttaaagtcggtattttcgttatgcaatgactaaattgtgcagttattgaatataacagtttacatatttaataaacaatccatgtatactaggaatagactaattgactaatatgcataataacagccaattaaatccaaagcagttacacaaaacagacacgttgctatagatgttatcaactacaaattttcttcttttttcggctgccgatgccacatgtttagccgactttaggtgtttgtcaatggtatcttttctttcccatgaaactttacagttgcaaaatttgcacatcactgtgctattgtcagtacaataaaacccatgttgtttgcttgcattcaataaatatggtattggcataatggagtggaggaacacagggttgccacttgaacaaaccccggcgcacaaatgagaagaaacttagtgcgaACTATACCCGAGATCAATTTTgggcatcaaaaccatacacgagcacagcttatgtaaaaataaggtaattatgctgaaacacaagacttagGTTAAAGGATACTTAACCTTGCGTGAGTATTAGTGATCTGCACTAGaatccggaaaaacggacttataaacggaatggtcgcaatagccGGGCCAAtttttacaccccccccccccccccccccccaacatatatatccaaatacataaaaaaatcgccTATGTTCGcgtagatttcatattcaaatagtctatggtgtaaaaaagacaactttttaaattcatattacacctcggaGGCTATGCTAGCctgctggtggttattttcgttcaaaacgcgGAGAAGGAAcgtgtgtggatcaggtagaaaacattcagctataaacgaaagatataagaacaatgctaccctgaaatgctgtgacatgtttttggagtagataatcacagcgacagaccgacaggatgcgctcccgcccttactgtcagcgatgtttattttgacagctcaagcaattatcttttccacgtcccttcacatcgtaaaaaaaaaagaagaaaaaaacacagaATGCACATGGAAAAGTAACTAgtgtgcagtaaaataaatatatttacggccttgctaaatttttctattcaataatattcgaggtattagtgatttttcagcagaaactgctgtgtgactaataaataaattgtatcataataacttaaacttataaagtatttattaacggcaaaggacagtcgtataaacccataaaaatatttgttttaccaagaatggactatacaacctggcttttgccgcacgcggtgtgggaggggaggaggatgctgacagtttctcacgcagaaggttgaaataagggagggaatgtgttgaaatgttagttggaaggggggggggggtgtttttacatggtttgtggctctgggagggatgagccttgaagaattagcaggggatgggagagataagcgtcacgtcacgtcacgtatgacgtcaagccgccgctaacgccagcctggccggacgagtttcttactctctcgcagaagctaccacagcggcttttcgtgcgggagggtaagataacatgacagctgagacggcttttcgtgcgatagtggagtgCCAAGCTctgctagacactgccgcgtggacagtctagaggggtggtatctatttttagcttacagtacagctctcaccaagataaacgtgaacacatagcgcccatcaaagtgtaacagacttatttttcagccgattttattcaaatttttcacggtttttCAAAAaaggtcgtataaacggaatggacgcattaTAAGGGGGTTGCATCGGctggattctactgtaatggtacttttcggggatatattcgcattgtaatatagaaatgttgtggttttcgcgaatgtacttacttttcgcgttttcatgcaaaattcgcgcgaattttcgcaaaattcgcgatcgcgaaaaattccaggccctaacTATAACATACTGTGAAATCCAGCAATGGCGAAAATCCATAAAATTGTTTTAGGGAATGTTGTTATGCAATCAGGTGCACGGTGGGTGTGTTGCTTGCAGACTTTGAGAACGTGATCATGTTCGAGGTGACGGCGCTGTCGTGGCAGCAGCTGTCGGTGTCGTTCGAGCACCCCTTGGAGGAGACCATGACGACGGCAGAGCTCGACCTGTCCGACATAGGCGGCCTGCACTGCAAGGTGTACGGCAGCGGGGTGGATGCCGGGGCGAGCCCCCACGACGTCAGCAAGGTGCTGCAGAGGTGAGGGCCAGGTCGCCACAGGGAACTGTTAGGAATTTTGAAAATGGTCTCCCGTGTTCAGCAAATAAGTTACCGTGTTCTATCGCATagtcgtcacacattttatactgaaatcaagtttgaaaagtaggggtgcgacatttATGCGGGGgaaaaaatttgttaggtaaaaCCGaatgctaagatgttacacatcaaaaagaacTTTATTATGACTTCAGAAAAGTTTAAACATACCATGAATACACTACTTTGAAGTATCATTACAGTGTGCTGAAGAAAACTTTGATTTTAGTGCATAATTAACAATGAAAGTACTAATGTATACTGAactattattaaatgtaaaatgtcATTTAAAGACTTTAAACTACATATTACAAAGTGAAGTACTTTATAATGATCTTCCAGTGTATATATAGTACGGTGATGACTGCAGGTGCTGGTCGATCCCGGTCACGATGCGGTCCCTGATCCGGACATGGCAGTGCCAGGACATGGAGGCCAACGACCTGGCGCTGGGCGGGAACCTCGGCATGCCCCCGGGCAGCGATCCCGGGCGTCATCCCGGCTCTAGCAACCACTCCGTCCCAGAGTTCGACGTGGGCCGGGTGAAGCCCGACCCGGACGGGATGCACGGCCGGCAGGGGTTCGGACCGGAAATGTCGGACGGCTTCCAGAGCCCCCTGCTGCAGTCGGAGGGTCAGGAGCCGGTGGCCAGCACCTTCCCGTTTGTGAACCTGCTGGTGAGCCCGGTGACGGGAAAGGGTTCGTCCCTGATGGCGGTGATGGGGGACTCGCCAGGCTCGAAGAAGTCACGCAAGAGGAAGAATGCCGATGGTTCGTGGAGGAGCCCGAAAAGGAAACAAAATGAAGACTGCGATATAATGCTGGAGAGTTCGAGCAATGAGTCAACACCTCTTGGAACACCTACTTCGCAGGATGCTTCTGCGGAAGTGGAACCCGAAGATGACGTGGAGAAAGATAACTCTGACTTTGATGAGGAGGAGATCATGGAAATtgaagaaaatgattttttacaTGGAAAGAAATCTAAAAAAGATAAAAAGGGGTCACCGCCTATCATACTAGACTTAGCTGAAAGTAAAAGCTTGGTACCGCCATCTGTAAGCATCACACCAATTTCAACAACCAATCAGAGTCTCAACTCTGTCCTCACGGACATGGGATTGAATCGACGTCCAGGTATAGAGATCATTCCTATCAAATCTACTCCCGCTGCATCTCTGCCTAGCTCCATCACTATCACGCCAATCACAAGCAAGAGTTCAAGTGAGGACAGGGCAAGGGATCGCAAAAGCAGCAAGAGCAGAAGTTCTGACGAAAGAGTAAAGTTGGAGAAGAAAAGGAAACGGAAGCGAGAGGACAGTCCAGGTGGAATCGCAATGGGGCCTCCCGAAAAGCTGCCTCCCAAACAGGATGCTCTATCCAAGCCGGTCAACATCAGCATCAAGCCAACAACAGACTCACCACCGATGTCATCTGTGAGACCTTCTTCGCCGGCTAGTAGTGTTCGAAAATATGCTTCGTCTCCGACGCACATCAACCTCTCCATGTCTAAATCAGGATCCGGAAAATCGTCTTCCTCATCACATCAAAGTCCAAAACACTCCCCTGGCTACTCCACTAGTAGCCCAAAGCACCACGGTACCTCATCCCCAAAGCATCAGTCCTCCAGTGGGTCAGGCAAGCCCAGTATGTCTGCTCTAAAGTCTGCCGCCAATTCCCCATCAACCATTGGCAAGAGCAGCTCAGGTGACATTCAGAAAAGCAAGTCATCCTCCAATAAAGATAAAGACAGGAAATTGACTTCGCTTGGAAGCGGTGTCTCATCATCAGGTTCCAGTCCGAAACTGAAATCATCTAGTGTGAAGCTCAAGCAACTCGATCTCACAGACGGTAATGGTGGCGGGTTGGGTGGAGGCAACACTTCACCCTCTGATGTGGGTGGGGATGGAAGAAAATCTTCCACACCACAAGCTAGGAATAGAAAACACACTTCGATATCAGACGTGATCGACAAGTTGAACTCCATGCACAATGTATCTGAATCTGGTGACGTCAGAGGAGGAACAGGCAAGGGCTCAATGACCGACAGTAACAAGAATTCTGAGTACATGGTGAAGCCTAGTGGGGATGGGATGAGAATTACCATCAACAAGACTAAATCCAAAGACTCTAAATCTGGCAATCCTAGAAGTTCATCTTATACTGGAACAGGTTCACCAAAAACTCACACAGGGTTAAAACCTGGTGTCAACAGTGGCCCGGCTTCCAAAAAACCTCACCAGGTGGTGCAACAGAAGTCTCCAAGTGGAGTGTCTAGTGGTACAGGGAAGTCAAGTGGGGGTTCATCCAAGATGCCATCATCAAAATCGAGTGGTTCTCCCATACCCAATATAATGTCGAAGTCATCTTCAAAGTCTACTGGATCCCCAAAGATGGTGAGCAGTAATGACACCAGCAGACGAGACAAATCAAGACCAAAGAACAACAGTGAGAGAGAGAAAAGTGTTTTCAGTTCATCAAAAGGAACAGATGGTAGGAAATCAAGCCCACTCACTTTGCGGGATGAGCAGGAGAATTACAAGTTAATGGCACCTCACTCTAAGATGGATTCAGCCTTGCCTCCTCAACTGGTTGTTGAAGGCCTGATCAAAACACTTGATACCAAGTTCCAGATTCCCAAACTTTCTGCAAGATTAAATGCATCTGAGAATGATTCCAAGAAGTCCATTACTGACAAAGTGTTGGTGAGTGACCCAAGTCGAGGTGAATCCATTCCTAAACCTTTGGAAATTATTAATAAAGTAGAAGGGTCATCAAAGTATCCAATCTCTTTGAAAACCGTTGATgatttaaaaaaccaaaaattgCCCCATGCTTCATTGCCATCAACACATTCAGTGTATTCTGGCGGAAGTGCTTCCATCGTGGGTATGTCCTCCAAAACTTCTGCCCCTGTGGTATCGAAAGCCATCGACGTGAGTCTTGAGACATCACAAGTTGCAAGCAGCACCATCATGCCGGTCATAAGTATTGTTCCTGTGACGGACCTGTCCTCCGAGCCTCTGGAACTGTCCGCCTCGAGGGGTAAGGCAGAGTCGTCTCGCGCTCTGCAGATGAAGGAAGAATCTCAACCAAACTCCAAGCTGGATGCAGCGAACACAGCCTTGTCACTGGTGCTTCCAGGAAAGACGATGGACAGCAACAATACAAAGTTCCCGACAGTGTCCAAGCAGGTGGAAGACGTCAAGAAGTTCAACCCTCTCACCGTGGAACCACCGAACAAGATGATGGCGGCACTGACATCGTCCCAGGAGGCTGCGGAGATACTGCTGGACTTCTCTTCCTCTTCGTCGGGGCTGGCCAGCAAGGCTCTGGTGCCAGAGCTGCCTCCGCCCAGCAAGCTGACGACGGTGCCCGAGCGAGCGTTGGCATCATCTACCCCCGGCCGCAGGaacacaccccctccccctcctcccatgttcccctcctccccctctgTGTCGGTTCACATCCTGAAGTCCCCGGTGACGTCTCCCCTCATCAACCCATCGCCACACTCTGTCTCCCCGTGCATTACAGACGACGAGCTCATGGACGAGGCGCTGGTTGGAATGGGCAAGTGAGCCGAGGGCAGGGTGCTACACATGATGTGTCGGTTCTACTGTACTCCCGGTTCTCGGTTTGGTTCCAGTTCTTAAAAATCAATTGTCAGTGCTAGGTTTACCACCAAACTATTTTCAGTCACACCTAAAATAAAGAATGTCTTTATAGATGGCATGTTAATTAGTTCATTATGAATTCAGAGTGCTTCTTGTTCACTAGGTGGCCTGTAATACATATAACTGTTTTTGTAGctgaatcaaaaaaaaatttcttgagaaagatttcatattataaaaaaaattaacacatgatGATGTTTTAGTTAAAATTGATGTAGGGCTATAAAAGTGATAGCAAACACAGTCAATGAATGGTAGACACCTTTAAATCATAGTAGTTTATGATTTAAgatgtaatttatattttatttttccatttgtctacttttggttaaaataattgtttctgCCTCCTAGTGAAAAAAGGCAAGAAAGAAATGGGAATTTTGgcatgaagattttttttttttttttttttttttttttccaatgcaaCCTGCTGTATTTTCAGTTTAGCTGTTAAGCTTAGATTATATTTAGCGTTCAAGGTGTCTGTTAGTTTGCTGAAAAACAGCGGAACCGGGAACCGGGAACAACCCATCATTTGCCTGAAATATCTCGCTCGCAGCCCGATTATTGTTGGAGGGAGCAAGTTCCAAGTGACTTACTATAGCAAAGATACATAAGTCTGCACATGATTAGGTGTGTGGCCTGCTGAGCATCATAACAGCAATATGTATTACGAGATATATCGTAAGATATTCATATTTTCTAGCTATAAAATATATACCTAGGTATTTTGGCTGTGTTTAGGTTATGTAAAGTGAGAATTTCTCTCagcttaatatatttttatctttacaGTTTGCATATACATCATTGTGACATTATTTAATACATAGTTATAGTTTTACAATTTAAGAGGCAGGAAGGTGTTATATTATTTCTTATTAACTGCAACTGTTATACTATTATAACTCTGTTTAATAGAGATTTGATAGTACTCAAATTTAAAGTTGGAATGCATAATGTAAGCAATTCTTGAACAAAAAGCTTATCCTCTAATAGCAGAGTGGTGTTATAAAAATTTGCTGTGAATGGGAGTATAATTTAACTGTGGTTTCATGACTTTATtccaaataattaaatgttaaacaATATTCATGAAAGACTTGGGGATGAAaagaatgtaatttaattttatcaaaCCAGTGAATGTTGTTGGGTTCAGCTAATGTGAGGGAATCAACTAAAGGAGGGCCATGGTAGAAAAGGGAGTGCTAGAATTTCTAATACACACATCGTTGTGGTATTGTTTTGCCATAACAATTCATAGTACAATTTGACATTTATTTCACATTTGTATTAAGTATTGTTTGTGCTATAAAAGTTCATAGACTGGGTTTCTTCTCTCTGAAgaattttaatttgacatttttattttgtatggttaGAATTTACTTTTAAGGgctgttttttgtattttaatctgTATATAATGTAAGTGGAGCATGGGTTTGCAGGCTGCTatatgttaatatgtatgaatGTTTTGGTTGGCActgtgatggggggggggggggagaaagctTGAACAAGTTGGTGACTAAAGTGAGCATTGTATATCTTCTTAAATGAGACAAATTTGAAAATGATACAAATAGTTTAACAGGTgtgctttaaaaattttaatgtcttCCATAAAGGTCTAGAAAAATTCCAGAAGAAACTTGATAATGTTCTAGAAACTTTTAGACTTCTAGAAAATTCcagaaaaagttaaataaattattaacctttaaaaaaaattctagattgTTCTAGATAAATTGAGAAcagggaaaaaattatttaaaaaattctagaaTAATATGGAATGGTCTAGAAAATTCTTGAATGTTCTAGAATaatcgaaaatattaaaaaaaaaattttcaaaatttctagAATAATCTGGGATGTCCTAGAAAAttcaagaatattaaaaaaaaatttcacaaactctaaaatgttctagaaaaatcaagaataattgggaaaaaattctagaatgttctagaaaaattGAGAATATtggaaaagaaattattttcaaaaattctagAATAAtatggaatgttctagaaaattcttGAATGTTCTAGAATAAtcgaaaatattcaaaaaaatatatttcaaaaattaaaaatctagaatgttctagaaaaatcaaaaaaatattaaaaaaacataatttcaaaatttctagAATAATCTGGGATGTCCTAGAAAAttcaagaatattaaaaaaaaatttcacaaattctaaaatgttctagaaaaatcaagaatatttgggaaaaaaattctagaatgttctagaaaaattGAGAATATtggaaaagaaattattttcaaaaattctagAATAAtatggaatgttctagaaaattcttGAATGTTCTAGAATAAtcgaaaatattcaaaaaaaaaatatttcaaaaattaaaaatctagaatgttctagaaaaatcaaaaaatataaaaaaaaataatttcacaaattctaaaatgttctagaaaaatCAAGAATATTTGGGGAAAAAttctagaatgttctagaaaaattGAGAATATtagaaaagaaattattttcaaaaattctagAATAAtatagaatgttctagaaaattcttgaatgttctagaaaattcttgaatgttctagaacattctagaataatatggaatgttctagaaaattcttTAATGTTCTAGAATAatcgaaaatatttaaaaaaaattcaaaatttctagaATAAtctagaatgttctagaaaaattgaatacattaaaaaaaaatttctaaacagtAAAAATGCTGgcattttttagaaaaaaaaatttttatttaaatataaggtTATTTAAAAATCTATAAGTTCCAGAAATTAGTACAAAATTTGTGAATGTTCTAGCATGTTCCAGAATGTTCTAGTATTATCCACAACAAAATAAATCAAGAATATAGAAATTTGCATTACTTACCAGGTCTGAGGATATAGATTAAATACTAGAATTAGAAAGAATATTCTAGTAtgattgaggtttttttttacaaaattgttcAAGGATATGAGATTAGTCAAGCAGGTAAGAGATTGTaatagtatatttaaaaataattttggcattTTGTACACATTTGATAAATAGCTGGTTGTTACTCTTACAATCTATAAGCTCATTCCTCAAATTCACACCAAGCTTGTCTGGATAAATTGTTAGGGAAATCAccaattttgtataaataatttgttaGTCTCTCTTAGTTCTGTGAAATTACAACTGAAAGTTTCTTATCTTGTAAcatgtttacaaataaaataatacatgtaCTGTAgatttattacatatattttaaattcctAAATATATAAAATTCCTTCTACAAACCTGAAAATTCTATGTTATGCAaattcaatttttgaaaatagtgGAGTTTGTATGTTTACCTACAATATTTATACTATccttcacttaatttttttaggaTATTCTAGAATTATGTACAACATTCTTAaactttcataataataataattacaattacaTGTGTCCAAGATTTTACTTAACTTTTGCATCTTAAATTGTCTCAACTTAAAGATtctactgaaatttttttactatatatatacatatatatatatacatatatatatgtatatatatatatatatatatgtatatatatatacatatatata includes these proteins:
- the LOC134536962 gene encoding mediator of RNA polymerase II transcription subunit 1, which codes for MNVLGTDPAQSSGVDKTKAWQMELLMEKLRSKAGQFKSLVETAKTLRMQLLEKRYSVDSVERAQLQKCLDTLQHSIKVTTLQGMVERLESVSRQLGLKFTAGPSGLDWFISSDMFYLEVMLEPSGAVKDVKISHEGKVEQQSCEELAGCLSRGDFADLAAQLEGLASVYQLSTDKKVKCKAFSALQGLETDLATLALAQQFIKEPFNLVHKSPVGLLQRRRGGHAMALTYLVAPYDLLCARRKLQLPLTVEEVTGRALGRSVQVCLEGGASHKLQTCPLISVSPGPNGKSTPCYASVTAANSCALPACFVLRLDQPMPVALALLRRMQQLTELESTDALSPVPLLSLVTQHASGGRLDCAGNRGLFVSLPDQSHCYFMTESKALEGVMVTSVPFTHPAHVPQILAHLRQQALFNTLVASCVRPASRQDFENVIMFEVTALSWQQLSVSFEHPLEETMTTAELDLSDIGGLHCKVYGSGVDAGASPHDVSKVLQRCWSIPVTMRSLIRTWQCQDMEANDLALGGNLGMPPGSDPGRHPGSSNHSVPEFDVGRVKPDPDGMHGRQGFGPEMSDGFQSPLLQSEGQEPVASTFPFVNLLVSPVTGKGSSLMAVMGDSPGSKKSRKRKNADGSWRSPKRKQNEDCDIMLESSSNESTPLGTPTSQDASAEVEPEDDVEKDNSDFDEEEIMEIEENDFLHGKKSKKDKKGSPPIILDLAESKSLVPPSVSITPISTTNQSLNSVLTDMGLNRRPGIEIIPIKSTPAASLPSSITITPITSKSSSEDRARDRKSSKSRSSDERVKLEKKRKRKREDSPGGIAMGPPEKLPPKQDALSKPVNISIKPTTDSPPMSSVRPSSPASSVRKYASSPTHINLSMSKSGSGKSSSSSHQSPKHSPGYSTSSPKHHGTSSPKHQSSSGSGKPSMSALKSAANSPSTIGKSSSGDIQKSKSSSNKDKDRKLTSLGSGVSSSGSSPKLKSSSVKLKQLDLTDGNGGGLGGGNTSPSDVGGDGRKSSTPQARNRKHTSISDVIDKLNSMHNVSESGDVRGGTGKGSMTDSNKNSEYMVKPSGDGMRITINKTKSKDSKSGNPRSSSYTGTGSPKTHTGLKPGVNSGPASKKPHQVVQQKSPSGVSSGTGKSSGGSSKMPSSKSSGSPIPNIMSKSSSKSTGSPKMVSSNDTSRRDKSRPKNNSEREKSVFSSSKGTDGRKSSPLTLRDEQENYKLMAPHSKMDSALPPQLVVEGLIKTLDTKFQIPKLSARLNASENDSKKSITDKVLVSDPSRGESIPKPLEIINKVEGSSKYPISLKTVDDLKNQKLPHASLPSTHSVYSGGSASIVGMSSKTSAPVVSKAIDVSLETSQVASSTIMPVISIVPVTDLSSEPLELSASRGKAESSRALQMKEESQPNSKLDAANTALSLVLPGKTMDSNNTKFPTVSKQVEDVKKFNPLTVEPPNKMMAALTSSQEAAEILLDFSSSSSGLASKALVPELPPPSKLTTVPERALASSTPGRRNTPPPPPPMFPSSPSVSVHILKSPVTSPLINPSPHSVSPCITDDELMDEALVGMGK